The Nicotiana sylvestris chromosome 6, ASM39365v2, whole genome shotgun sequence genomic sequence AGCTAAAAAGATCTCTCTCTTCAAATGGAGAAGTCCACTCCCGAGAACCACCAGTAGACGTTTCCGCTGTCGCAACTCTTTCCTGCAATCCGGGAATTGAGACACCACCTCCATTGGACAGGACAGGTCTCATGGCAGATGTAACACCAAGTCCAGGGGTAAATGAATCATATGTACGAGCATTGTTTGGCCTAAAAGAGCTTGTCGTTGACCACATGCCACCTAATCTCGATGATGAAGTCCCACGATCTAAACTCCAGTCTATGTTGGCGTAGTCTAGCTGCACCATTGAGCCACCACCGCTGTTCCAATCCACTGGAGATGATGATCCAGATGTACCATTGGTTCCAAACCCAGAGAAGAGTCCAAGCGAGGAAGCCGGAGAAAGGGTTTGTGTCTGCAGAGCACCTGTTCTATTCCACAAACTATTCCCCCGGCTTATTCCTGGTGATTCAAGTGAGCCATTGCTAGAAACAAGTTGTTGTGGTTGCTGGTGCTGTTGATACTGAAGTTGGCTGTACAACTGGTTTGTGCCGACACCATTTGTGCTCAGGCTTCTTGTGCCAGGAATATGTGGCATCAGTTCATTGGGTTTCATTGTTTCAATAGAATTGTTAGGAAACCACCCTGCTGCAGTTCCAGGTGGAGAAGAGCTAACAGTTGAGGTGGGAGTCTGCTTAGGATTAATTGATTGATTGGGTCGTTGCATAACTATGACTGGTTCTCTCACGGTTCCTAGCTGTAGATTCTTCAACTCATTTCCTACAGCCACATAACGAGCTTCTGACTTGGCAGATGAGGGTGATGCCTGCAGAGGAGATGCCAAAGAATAGGAAACAGAAGGATTCGATCCTGCATTTGGCCACCTTTTGTCAGCAGGCACCACCACCTGCGGTGGCTTGGCCCAGTCCAGTTTCGGTTGAACCTTTTTTAATGATTGTATATTTTTGCTCCCATTATCCGCAGAAGACCCTGCTGTGGCTGCAACTTTAGTATAATTGAAGTCTCTGTCATCCCTCTTTGGCAATATTGTGCTGGATGAAGGTTTTACAGGTACTCTAAGTAAGTTCTGACTGTTGACAACTGGAAGCTTGCCATTGCCCACGGTAGGAGGATCACCACTTTCTTCAGGCTTAGATGGCACAGAATGAGGTTCCTGCTTTTGTGACCTCAAAGTCTCTCCAGCCTTCTCGAGATCACCCTCACAGGCAACTACTGCTCTTTCAACCTCCTGCCTGGAGCACTTATACCTAATTTCCATGTCTGCAATTCGAGCAAGCTCTTCTGAAATGTCAATTTTCAGATTACCCCCACCATCAAGATTATGTTCCTTATGTTTATCTGCTTCTTCACCTCCTTCAAATAACCACGACACTGATTCTTCTACTCTGCCTTCATTCAagataagagccattgtcgctcgTTCTGAAGAGAATCCCATAGCCACAAGCTGCTGGGAAAGAGCTTCCAGCTTTCTCGACATGAGATAGCCACTGCACTTTTCATGCAATTCTTGAGCTCGTCTCTCCTTTTGACGTTGATGCTTCTTCTCATTCTTCTGACGAATTTTTTCGCGCTTGTCGTTATCAGAGCCAGGTACTGCCTCTGGCCGCGGAGGAGGATTGGATGTTTTCTCTTTATGGTCCTCGGACTCACCAGACCAGCTACCATTATTGGAAACAGAATCATACTCAGTGCTAGCTCCAAGTGAGTGCCCACTATGGTCATCTGTCTCGTCAATATTTCTGAAACGACCATTCACATGAAGAGCAGCATTTGAAGTCACAGGAGCTGTCTCAAGCGTATGGAATGTTCCTAAAAGAGGATTGTATCCACTAGTGGGTGTTGCAGCACCTGCATTTACACTTGAAGGCTTTGAAGCAGCTTTGGGTGGTTCCTTGCCACCCTTTTTGTCCTTTGGCTTGGACCTAGATGCTGGAGACATTGCTGCAGCTTCTAATTCAAAAATCTATACCAGAGAAGAAGAATAATAGAGTAAGTTTAGCACAGAGTGTAAATTTTATCGATAAGAGGCTCTTCATCAATAAAAATTACAATATTAAGTTTGAAGAAGAAAACGACTTCTTGTCGAAAAAGAGTACACAAGTAGAGGTCTGCACATTCCCCTTAAGAGAGGAAGATCTAATAAGTTCCATAATAACATCAAAGGCACAGATACgagaatatatatataactgAAGTTTTTTTAATTCCTAGGCTTGATGTGTACATCTCAGTATCAACTGACAGACAAGGAAGCAAGACAGAACTATAGATGAACATGGACACACTTTTATCTGTTAGACAATTCCTTGTATTCCTGAAACAATAAATTTAATGAGTTGATAACCATATAACgcaatgcattgattaaattCACGTACAAAGAAGAGACATGAACACAAACTTGAATTATCAGAGAAGGGTCAAATATGTTACTATTGCAAGTTTTGAGCAATTCTTTTAAACTTGCAGAAAAGCTGAACCAAGAAGAATTCTACTGCAACTCTAGTCATACGACAAGAAGAGAGATTCTAACGTTACCACTGCCGGAGAGCAAAAGCAGATAGACAAGCGTAGCTAATGAATGAAGTAAGCCTCATTCTATCAGATCAGAAGCCAAAGCCCATGGAAAATTTATAGAAATGAGTATCAATCGAGATACTACTAAGTAATAGAAAGGAGCGTCTATCCAGGTAATCCTAATAAAATTCCACCCAAAGGATTGTCTTTATGTTTGTTTCATCATCCGTAGTCTAGTAAACTTCAGCACTAACTACATCGAGAATCCTAAAAACCCTACCTATTCAAAGGCATCTCCAATTAGCAATTTGAGTGGCAATGCATTATGCCTGAGACGAATGCCTCACATGATTACACAAAAGGGGATTTTCAGTCATGCAGAAAACTGCATTAAGACTATCTTAGGTGTAGTTTCTCTCGTTGGTTAGAGGCAAGAAATGTCTTCAAGCAGCAATATCTAAATGTCCATTCTCGATCTCATTCAAACCACCATCTAAGATGAACTTTTTAATGCATAAGTAATTGCATAATGCGAATGAACCTCACTCAATATTTCACAAACACCACAACCCCACCGtccaaaagaaaaaacaaaatcaTTTATACGACATAGTCCTAATTGATGAGACGCGAGGTGGCGTTAACGAGAGGCTTGAGGTCTGGAGACATACCCtggagtctaagggtttcaagttgaacaggaccaagacagaatacttggagtgcaagtttagcGTTGTTACCCAGGAGGCGGACGGGGATGTGAAACTCGATACGCAAGTCATTTCCAGGAGAGAGATTTTCAAGTATCTGGGATCTATAATTCAGAAGGATGGGGAGATAGATGAGGATGTCACATACCGTATCAGAgcagggtggatgaagtggaggcttgCTTCCGgtgtcttgtgtgataagaatgtgccgtTGAGACTTAAGTGTAAGTTCTACAAGGTAGTtgttagaccgactatgttgtatggggcagagtgttggccagtcaaaacCTCTCATGTCCAGCAGATGAAGGTAgcggaaatgaggatgttgagatggatgtgtgggcatactggattggatagaattaggaatgaagttattcgagACAAGATGGGGGTGGCCCCTGTGGAGGCAAAGATGCGTTAGGCAAGGTTGAGATGGTTCGAgcatgttaagaggagaagcGTAGATGCCCCTGTCAGGAGAAGTGAGAGGTTGGCCTTGGGAGGTGAGAGgaggggtagaggtaggccaaagaagtcttggggagaggtgatcaggtgGGACATGGCGCTACTTGAGCTAACCGAGGACATGACTCTAGATAGAAGGGTGTGGAGGTTgaagattagggtagaaggttagtaggtagtcgtgCATCTCCCTTTGTCTTCTCTAGCTCGATAGTATTAGCGCTAGTTCAGTACCCTTTTTTCCCTTAGTTTTCTATATTCGCATGTCTCGTTTCATTGTTACTTGCCATTGGTAATTCCGTAGTTTGCTAGCAGTACTTCGTTCATATTCTCGTCTGCTGCCTTGGAATTTCTAAATATGTTATCTTGCTGCTACTTGTTATCAGTATCCCTTTCATATTATCTGTTGCTATCTCCGATTTAGTTTTCTAATTATTGTTTTGCTATTACTTGCTACCAGGGTCACcttctttagccgagggtctatcggaaacagtctctctgccctcccagggtaggggtaaggctgcgtacatcttaTCCTTTCCAGACCCTACTTGTGGAACCACACTGGactgatgttgttgttgttgcttcttcCTTTAACTGTTATAATGAGTTAACAAGAAAGTCACAAGACCTACAGGATGTTGCGGATTTACGTTTGAGGTATGGGTGCCGAAGCACCCACAGCACCCATTGGCTTAGGCCAAATTGTGTTATGTACTCATAGATAATACCTAAAAAGTTAAATAATTGATCATGAGCACCCACTATGATCATGTTTGACCACGGTTAATTTACACTAAAATCAGTGAAGCACCCACGACCACTGGCCAGTGTTATACATAATATAAGAGTAGGCAAGAAACTCTCATCAAGAAGACTAATATAAAATTAAATGAAAACATAAGCATACTT encodes the following:
- the LOC104240298 gene encoding uncharacterized protein, yielding MSPASRSKPKDKKGGKEPPKAASKPSSVNAGAATPTSGYNPLLGTFHTLETAPVTSNAALHVNGRFRNIDETDDHSGHSLGASTEYDSVSNNGSWSGESEDHKEKTSNPPPRPEAVPGSDNDKREKIRQKNEKKHQRQKERRAQELHEKCSGYLMSRKLEALSQQLVAMGFSSERATMALILNEGRVEESVSWLFEGGEEADKHKEHNLDGGGNLKIDISEELARIADMEIRYKCSRQEVERAVVACEGDLEKAGETLRSQKQEPHSVPSKPEESGDPPTVGNGKLPVVNSQNLLRVPVKPSSSTILPKRDDRDFNYTKVAATAGSSADNGSKNIQSLKKVQPKLDWAKPPQVVVPADKRWPNAGSNPSVSYSLASPLQASPSSAKSEARYVAVGNELKNLQLGTVREPVIVMQRPNQSINPKQTPTSTVSSSPPGTAAGWFPNNSIETMKPNELMPHIPGTRSLSTNGVGTNQLYSQLQYQQHQQPQQLVSSNGSLESPGISRGNSLWNRTGALQTQTLSPASSLGLFSGFGTNGTSGSSSPVDWNSGGGSMVQLDYANIDWSLDRGTSSSRLGGMWSTTSSFRPNNARTYDSFTPGLGVTSAMRPVLSNGGGVSIPGLQERVATAETSTGGSREWTSPFEERDLFSLPRQFVSSPSL